One Ethanoligenens harbinense YUAN-3 genomic window carries:
- the rdgB gene encoding RdgB/HAM1 family non-canonical purine NTP pyrophosphatase — protein MTFVAATGNAHKLTEIRRILAPLGHDVISQREAGVACDPEETGATFAENARIKAEAVCKAAGRPAVADDSGLCVDALDGAPGVYSARYAGAHATDDDRIAKLLAALSGVPEEKRTARFVSAICCLFPDGREIAVEGVCEGRVAFAKDGTDGFGYDPVFIEAESGKTFAALSGEEKDACSHRGRALRALAEALAPQD, from the coding sequence ATGACATTCGTGGCCGCCACCGGCAACGCGCATAAACTGACGGAGATCCGCCGCATTCTCGCGCCGCTGGGGCATGATGTGATTTCTCAGCGCGAGGCGGGCGTGGCGTGCGACCCCGAGGAAACGGGCGCGACTTTTGCGGAAAACGCGCGTATCAAGGCCGAAGCGGTCTGCAAAGCGGCGGGCAGGCCCGCTGTGGCGGATGATTCCGGTCTGTGTGTGGATGCGCTGGACGGCGCGCCCGGCGTCTATTCGGCGCGGTACGCGGGCGCGCACGCCACCGATGACGACCGCATCGCCAAACTGCTGGCCGCGCTTTCCGGCGTGCCGGAGGAAAAGCGCACGGCACGGTTTGTTTCCGCCATCTGCTGCCTCTTCCCCGACGGGAGGGAGATCGCTGTGGAAGGCGTGTGCGAGGGGCGCGTCGCGTTTGCCAAGGACGGGACGGACGGTTTTGGCTACGACCCGGTGTTCATCGAGGCGGAAAGCGGAAAGACCTTCGCCGCGCTTTCCGGCGAGGAAAAGGATGCCTGTAGCCATCGCGGCAGGGCGCTGCGCGCGCTGGCGGAGGCGCTCGCGCCGCAAGACTGA
- a CDS encoding carboxylesterase family protein yields MAADLIPTRYGRVRGTEDGSVRVFHGIPYAKPPVGARRFGAPEKPAPGDSVRDATRFGSVCPQPRGFMERLAGIDRKQSADCLYLNIWSPPEPAGPLPVLVWHDTLSVPDDPDADKRALFGL; encoded by the coding sequence ATGGCGGCAGATCTCATCCCGACCAGATATGGACGTGTGCGGGGGACCGAAGATGGGAGTGTGCGAGTGTTCCACGGCATCCCATATGCCAAACCGCCGGTGGGGGCCAGGCGGTTTGGCGCGCCTGAGAAGCCCGCACCCGGGGACAGCGTGCGCGATGCCACCCGGTTCGGCTCGGTGTGCCCGCAGCCTCGCGGGTTTATGGAGCGGCTTGCCGGCATCGACCGCAAGCAGTCGGCAGACTGCCTGTATCTCAACATCTGGTCGCCCCCGGAACCGGCCGGGCCGTTGCCTGTGCTGGTCTGGCACGACACGCTTTCCGTGCCGGACGACCCGGACGCGGACAAGCGCGCTCTGTTCGGCCTGTGA
- a CDS encoding YhbY family RNA-binding protein, whose translation MLTSKQRAALRGMANTIDTLFQVGKQGVTETLQKQAEDALLARELIKLRVLETAPVTAKEAATLLAQALGAEVVQVIGTRFVLYRANPEHPVLQV comes from the coding sequence TTGCTGACTTCCAAACAGCGCGCCGCTCTGCGCGGCATGGCCAATACCATCGACACCCTGTTTCAGGTGGGAAAACAGGGCGTGACCGAAACGCTGCAAAAGCAGGCGGAAGACGCGTTGCTCGCGCGCGAGCTTATCAAGCTGCGCGTGCTGGAGACCGCGCCGGTGACCGCCAAAGAGGCCGCAACCCTGCTGGCGCAGGCGCTGGGCGCCGAAGTGGTGCAGGTGATCGGCACGCGATTCGTGCTCTACCGGGCCAACCCGGAGCATCCGGTGCTGCAGGTGTGA
- the nadD gene encoding nicotinate-nucleotide adenylyltransferase — translation MKKIGVFGGTFNPIHKGHLHLAGGYCRALGLDTVLLVPTCIPPHKEVDDLLPAIDRLEMCRLAVRDMPSLAVSDVEVRRGGRSYTVDTLRELAGLYPDDELYFLMGADMFLTIEEWNGFTEIARTAVLCTASRHEGELPSLKEHARLLERKYGARCHIEAIPVLDISSTEVRDALAEGGDVRALVPDAVRDYIYQNGLYRPVGPDFQQ, via the coding sequence TTGAAAAAGATCGGCGTGTTCGGCGGCACGTTCAACCCCATCCACAAAGGGCATCTGCATCTGGCGGGCGGCTATTGCCGCGCGCTGGGGCTGGACACGGTGCTGCTGGTGCCCACCTGCATTCCGCCGCACAAAGAGGTGGACGACCTGCTGCCCGCGATCGACCGGTTGGAGATGTGCCGGCTGGCGGTCCGGGACATGCCCTCGCTGGCCGTTTCGGATGTGGAGGTCCGCCGCGGCGGCAGAAGCTATACGGTGGACACGCTGCGCGAACTGGCGGGCCTCTATCCGGACGACGAACTGTATTTCCTCATGGGAGCGGATATGTTCCTCACCATTGAGGAATGGAACGGGTTTACCGAGATCGCGCGCACGGCGGTGCTCTGCACGGCGTCCCGCCATGAAGGGGAACTGCCCTCGTTGAAGGAGCACGCCCGCCTGCTCGAACGGAAATACGGCGCGCGCTGCCACATCGAGGCCATTCCGGTGCTGGACATTTCCTCTACCGAGGTGCGCGACGCGCTGGCCGAGGGCGGGGACGTGCGCGCGCTGGTACCGGACGCCGTGCGGGACTATATTTATCAGAACGGGCTCTACCGGCCGGTTGGACCGGACTTTCAACAATGA
- the yqeK gene encoding bis(5'-nucleosyl)-tetraphosphatase (symmetrical) YqeK: protein MDTQRFEKILDETLGEKRRHHSRMVSKAAAELARRYGGDPEQAAFAGLVHDIAKEMKPDAQLQTMEKYSILLDDVERVTPKLWHAIAGYALLKYEYGVADEDVLEAVRWHTTGRKGLSRLGKIVYLADCISEDRDYPGVEQARAAAARSLDAGYLDSLERSIRTLLDRGALLHLGTVEARNELLLAAK, encoded by the coding sequence GTGGATACGCAGCGTTTTGAAAAAATTTTAGATGAGACACTCGGCGAAAAGCGCCGCCATCATTCCCGGATGGTTTCCAAGGCGGCGGCGGAGCTGGCCCGGCGCTATGGCGGCGACCCGGAGCAGGCCGCATTCGCCGGGTTGGTGCACGACATCGCCAAAGAGATGAAGCCCGACGCGCAGTTGCAAACCATGGAGAAATATAGTATACTGCTTGATGATGTTGAGCGTGTGACGCCCAAGCTCTGGCACGCCATCGCGGGGTATGCGCTGCTCAAATACGAGTACGGCGTGGCCGACGAAGACGTTCTGGAAGCCGTGCGCTGGCACACCACCGGCCGCAAGGGGCTTTCACGCCTGGGCAAAATCGTTTATCTGGCCGACTGTATTTCCGAGGATCGGGATTATCCCGGCGTGGAGCAGGCCCGCGCCGCCGCCGCCCGCTCGCTGGATGCCGGGTATCTGGATTCGCTGGAGCGCTCCATCCGCACCCTGTTGGACAGGGGCGCTCTGCTCCATCTGGGCACGGTGGAAGCGCGCAATGAGCTTTTGCTCGCGGCAAAATAA
- the rsfS gene encoding ribosome silencing factor, with protein MIIKTTKTNREAVALTSKELLEKAVEILDNRKAEDLTAIEIGNISIIADYFLLATGNSTTQVKSLAEELEFQFSQAGVEPLRTEGVRSGTWAVLDYGGLVIHIFHRDTRAFYNLERLWADGERVDIQQLIKQEG; from the coding sequence ATGATAATAAAAACAACCAAAACGAACAGGGAGGCGGTCGCACTGACCTCAAAGGAATTGTTGGAAAAAGCAGTCGAAATTCTGGACAACCGCAAGGCGGAAGACCTCACGGCCATTGAGATCGGCAATATCAGCATCATCGCGGATTATTTCCTGCTGGCCACCGGCAACAGCACCACACAGGTGAAATCGCTGGCGGAGGAGCTGGAATTTCAGTTTTCGCAGGCGGGCGTGGAGCCGCTGCGCACCGAGGGCGTGCGCTCGGGCACTTGGGCGGTGCTTGATTACGGCGGGCTGGTCATCCACATCTTCCACCGGGACACCCGCGCGTTTTACAACCTGGAGCGCCTGTGGGCCGACGGGGAGCGCGTCGATATACAGCAGTTGATCAAGCAGGAGGGCTGA
- the leuS gene encoding leucine--tRNA ligase, whose product MHYDFAAIEKKWQKLWEETGVFHAKNDFSLPKFYALVEFPYPSGQGLHVGHPRSYTALDIVSRKRRLEGYNVLYPMGWDAFGLPTENFAIKNHIHPEIVTKNNVAHFKQQLQSLGLSFDWSREINTTDPLYYRWTQWIFLQLFKKGLAYKKEMRVNWCTSCKCVLANEEVVNGVCERCGSEVVHKVKSQWMLKITDYAQRLIDDLDGLDYIERVKTQQKNWIGRSTGAQVRFDTAAGDPLLIYTTRPDTIFGATYMVIAPEHPILEKWADKIENLDAVRAYQDEAAHKSDFERTEVQKDKTGVEIKGVRAVNPATGKEIPIFLSDYVLVTYGTGAIMAVPAHDERDFAFARTFGLPVVEVVAGGNVEQEAFTDCATGTMVNSGFLDGLTVEEAKEKIIAWLEETGRGEAKVNYKLRDWVFSRQRYWGEPIPLVYCEKCGWVPVPEDQLPLRLPEVASYEPTDNGESPLAAMTDWVNTVCPHCGGPARRETDTMPQWAGSSWYFLRYTDPHNGKALASPEALRYWLPVDWYNGGMEHTTLHLLYSRFWHKALFDLGIVPTSEPYQKRTSHGMILGENGEKMSKSRGNVVNPDEMVKAYGADTLRLYEMFIGDFEKAAPWSDTGIRGSKRFLERVWNLQEKLLPGDGYRPELESDLHKTIKKVTGDIESMKFNTAIAALMTLLNRFAKEGASRGEWRTFLLLLNPFAPHITEELWEVTGLGGRLNAQKWPTYDEAKCVDARVRIAVQVCGKLRGTVEMDADADQQTVQTAALELPRVQANVEGKQVVKVIFIKGKLINIVAK is encoded by the coding sequence GTGCACTACGATTTCGCCGCTATCGAAAAAAAATGGCAGAAGCTCTGGGAAGAGACCGGTGTGTTCCACGCGAAAAACGATTTTTCACTACCGAAGTTTTACGCGTTGGTCGAATTCCCCTATCCATCCGGGCAGGGGCTGCATGTGGGGCATCCGCGTTCCTATACGGCGCTGGACATCGTGTCCCGCAAGCGCCGTCTGGAGGGCTATAACGTTCTGTACCCGATGGGGTGGGACGCGTTCGGCCTGCCCACCGAGAACTTTGCCATCAAAAACCACATCCACCCCGAGATCGTCACCAAAAACAACGTGGCACATTTCAAGCAGCAGTTGCAATCGCTGGGGCTTTCGTTTGACTGGTCGCGCGAGATCAACACCACCGACCCGTTGTATTATAGATGGACGCAGTGGATCTTCCTCCAACTGTTCAAAAAAGGACTGGCCTACAAAAAGGAAATGCGCGTCAACTGGTGCACCTCCTGCAAATGCGTGCTGGCCAACGAAGAAGTGGTGAACGGCGTTTGCGAGCGGTGCGGCAGCGAGGTGGTGCATAAGGTCAAGAGCCAGTGGATGCTCAAGATCACCGACTATGCCCAGCGCCTGATCGACGACCTCGACGGTCTCGATTATATCGAGCGCGTGAAGACCCAGCAGAAAAACTGGATCGGGCGCTCCACCGGCGCGCAGGTGCGGTTCGACACCGCGGCGGGCGACCCGTTGCTCATCTATACCACAAGGCCGGATACCATCTTCGGCGCCACCTATATGGTCATCGCGCCGGAGCACCCCATCCTTGAAAAATGGGCGGACAAGATTGAAAACCTCGACGCGGTGCGCGCCTATCAGGATGAAGCCGCGCACAAGTCCGATTTTGAGCGCACTGAGGTGCAGAAGGACAAGACCGGCGTGGAGATCAAGGGTGTGCGCGCCGTCAACCCCGCCACCGGCAAAGAAATCCCGATTTTTCTGTCGGATTATGTGCTGGTCACATACGGCACCGGCGCCATCATGGCCGTGCCCGCGCATGACGAACGCGACTTCGCGTTCGCCCGTACATTCGGCCTGCCTGTCGTGGAGGTGGTCGCGGGCGGCAACGTGGAACAGGAAGCGTTTACCGACTGCGCGACCGGCACGATGGTCAACTCCGGCTTTCTCGACGGCCTGACGGTCGAAGAGGCCAAAGAAAAAATCATCGCGTGGCTGGAGGAGACCGGCCGCGGCGAGGCTAAGGTCAACTACAAGCTGCGCGACTGGGTGTTTTCCCGCCAGCGCTATTGGGGCGAGCCCATCCCGCTGGTCTATTGTGAAAAATGCGGTTGGGTGCCCGTGCCGGAAGACCAGCTTCCGCTGCGCCTGCCGGAAGTGGCATCCTATGAGCCGACGGACAACGGCGAGTCGCCGCTGGCGGCCATGACCGACTGGGTGAACACCGTCTGCCCGCACTGCGGCGGCCCCGCCCGGCGTGAGACCGACACCATGCCCCAGTGGGCAGGCTCGTCGTGGTACTTCCTGCGCTACACCGACCCGCACAACGGCAAGGCGCTCGCATCACCTGAAGCGCTGAGATACTGGCTGCCGGTGGACTGGTACAACGGCGGCATGGAGCACACCACGTTGCATCTGCTCTATTCGCGTTTCTGGCACAAGGCGCTGTTTGATCTAGGCATCGTACCCACGTCGGAGCCGTATCAGAAGCGGACGAGCCACGGCATGATTCTGGGTGAAAACGGCGAAAAAATGTCCAAATCGCGCGGCAACGTCGTCAATCCGGACGAGATGGTGAAAGCCTACGGCGCGGATACGCTGCGGCTGTATGAAATGTTCATCGGGGATTTTGAAAAGGCCGCCCCGTGGTCGGACACCGGCATCCGCGGCAGCAAACGTTTCCTGGAGCGTGTCTGGAACTTGCAGGAAAAACTTCTGCCGGGCGACGGCTACCGCCCGGAACTGGAAAGCGACCTGCACAAGACCATTAAAAAGGTCACGGGCGACATCGAGAGCATGAAATTCAACACGGCCATCGCCGCGCTGATGACCCTGCTCAACCGTTTTGCCAAGGAGGGCGCGTCGCGCGGGGAATGGCGCACGTTTTTGCTGCTGCTCAACCCGTTCGCGCCGCACATCACCGAGGAACTTTGGGAGGTCACCGGCCTTGGCGGGCGGCTGAACGCGCAGAAATGGCCGACTTATGACGAGGCCAAATGTGTGGATGCCCGCGTGCGGATCGCGGTGCAGGTTTGCGGCAAACTGCGCGGCACGGTGGAAATGGACGCGGACGCCGATCAGCAGACCGTGCAGACCGCCGCGCTGGAACTGCCGCGCGTGCAGGCCAATGTGGAGGGCAAGCAGGTCGTCAAGGTCATTTTTATTAAAGGGAAACTCATCAATATCGTCGCAAAATAA
- a CDS encoding ABC transporter permease: MQSVWMLAAANLRRHKSAGITLGLLTLIAALLLNLGLLNLTNLPRIFDQKRTELHTPDFVATLPDSIGAAKQAELERFISTYKGVTGTSQETALYYRAASFPIGGSAFSTSVAVESSGEAKHLSFVGARAAETNESIYVPYMLSTKGYRLGDTLKLTILGKTYAFRIAGFEEDLLWGNTMTGSMRFFLPDSAYRAFATLPENAPAKSVLFNAYTKTLSDAADLSNAFLLQASSDNQGELPWRLSINNTKLAVSMPVMIGAALEISFAFVVALIVLLVVRFRIVGSIEEDIRNIGALEAVGYTGRQIRAAFLLQFLLTGLAGGIAGIGLSYAVAIPHSQSLAAQTGLNWQQGFDPAVSLLTLAILLSCVALVALVAASRIRKLPVITALRGGITTHSFRKNHLSLETSRGPLSLLLACKSIWADARQNIALGIIFAAVSFAAVFTFLLFYNFGVDNTAVMHLMGGEPDDISVEMKSGADIQTLQQNIRALPHVTQALTYDVPMVETDGQASYGAVTPDFGLLKNNQTYGGRYPKHDNEVAIGGVLAGHLHKGIGDTVRITAGGRSADYLITGLTQSINDLGTGSYLTEDGFRRISPQFVPSYLFVYMENHTHISDTIQTINTRFGAQVTGVSNDHATARNILGTYGTVVAVFASLMFAVMALIVVLILVLLTGAMLVRRRQEFGIQKALGFTTGQLMRQVALSFLPVGIIGALAGCLLGQSFANPLVSALFRAMGLLKLDFILPAATVPTVCILIALLTYGISMLAARRVRRISPCVLLSD, encoded by the coding sequence ATGCAAAGCGTCTGGATGCTGGCCGCCGCCAACCTGCGCAGGCACAAGAGCGCGGGCATCACACTGGGGCTGCTCACCCTCATCGCGGCCCTGCTGCTCAACCTCGGTCTCCTGAACCTGACCAACCTGCCGCGCATTTTCGACCAGAAACGCACGGAACTGCATACGCCGGACTTCGTAGCCACTTTGCCCGACAGCATCGGCGCCGCCAAGCAGGCGGAACTGGAACGCTTCATCTCTACATACAAAGGCGTGACCGGGACCTCACAGGAAACGGCGCTGTATTACCGCGCCGCTTCCTTCCCCATCGGCGGCTCTGCTTTCTCCACCTCCGTCGCCGTGGAAAGCAGCGGCGAAGCAAAACATCTCTCATTCGTGGGCGCAAGGGCGGCGGAAACCAATGAGTCCATCTATGTCCCCTACATGCTCTCCACCAAAGGCTACCGGCTGGGGGACACGCTCAAACTCACCATTCTCGGAAAAACCTATGCGTTTCGCATCGCGGGCTTTGAGGAAGACCTGCTCTGGGGCAACACCATGACCGGCAGCATGCGGTTCTTCCTGCCGGACAGCGCCTATCGGGCATTTGCCACCCTGCCGGAAAATGCCCCCGCGAAGAGCGTGCTGTTCAACGCCTACACCAAAACCTTATCGGATGCGGCCGACCTGTCCAACGCGTTTTTGCTTCAGGCAAGCTCCGACAACCAAGGGGAACTGCCCTGGAGGCTGAGCATCAACAACACCAAGCTTGCGGTATCCATGCCGGTGATGATCGGTGCGGCGCTGGAGATTTCTTTCGCCTTTGTGGTGGCACTCATCGTACTGCTGGTGGTGCGCTTCCGCATCGTGGGCAGCATTGAGGAAGACATCCGCAACATCGGCGCACTTGAGGCCGTGGGATACACCGGCAGGCAGATCCGCGCCGCGTTCCTGCTTCAGTTTTTGCTAACGGGTTTGGCGGGAGGGATCGCAGGCATCGGCCTTTCCTATGCCGTCGCCATCCCGCACAGCCAGTCACTGGCGGCACAGACCGGCCTGAACTGGCAGCAGGGATTCGACCCGGCGGTCAGCCTGCTCACGCTTGCCATCCTTCTCAGCTGTGTGGCGCTGGTCGCTTTGGTGGCCGCCTCCCGCATCCGCAAACTGCCGGTCATCACGGCGCTGCGCGGCGGCATCACCACCCACAGCTTCCGCAAAAACCACCTCTCGCTGGAAACCTCGCGCGGTCCGCTCAGCCTGCTTCTGGCCTGCAAATCCATATGGGCGGACGCCAGGCAGAACATTGCACTGGGCATCATCTTCGCGGCAGTGTCGTTCGCGGCGGTCTTCACGTTCCTGCTATTTTATAATTTCGGCGTAGACAACACGGCCGTCATGCACCTGATGGGCGGTGAGCCGGACGACATCTCTGTCGAAATGAAAAGCGGCGCGGACATTCAGACGCTGCAGCAAAATATCCGCGCTCTGCCGCACGTCACGCAGGCGCTCACATATGATGTCCCCATGGTGGAGACCGACGGCCAGGCCAGTTACGGTGCCGTCACCCCGGATTTCGGCCTGCTCAAAAACAACCAGACTTACGGGGGGCGCTATCCCAAGCATGACAACGAAGTGGCCATCGGCGGCGTGCTGGCCGGGCACCTGCATAAAGGCATCGGGGACACCGTGCGCATTACCGCAGGAGGCCGGAGCGCCGACTATCTCATCACCGGCCTGACCCAGAGCATCAACGACCTGGGCACGGGCAGTTACCTCACCGAGGACGGTTTCCGCCGCATCTCGCCGCAATTCGTCCCCTCCTATCTGTTCGTCTATATGGAAAATCATACGCACATTTCCGACACCATACAAACCATCAACACCCGGTTTGGTGCACAGGTCACCGGCGTTTCCAATGACCATGCAACCGCACGGAACATTCTGGGCACCTATGGAACAGTGGTGGCCGTATTTGCCTCGCTGATGTTCGCGGTGATGGCACTGATCGTCGTCCTGATCCTGGTGCTGCTCACCGGTGCGATGCTGGTGCGCCGCAGACAGGAATTCGGCATTCAGAAAGCGCTGGGGTTCACCACCGGGCAGCTCATGCGGCAGGTCGCACTCAGCTTTCTGCCGGTGGGCATCATCGGCGCACTGGCGGGCTGCCTGCTGGGGCAATCCTTTGCCAACCCGCTTGTCAGCGCTCTCTTCCGCGCGATGGGGCTTTTGAAGCTGGACTTCATTCTCCCCGCCGCCACCGTGCCGACGGTCTGCATCCTCATCGCACTGCTCACCTACGGCATTTCCATGCTGGCGGCCCGGCGTGTGCGGCGCATTTCCCCCTGCGTATTGCTATCCGACTAA
- a CDS encoding ABC transporter ATP-binding protein codes for MSQAIVTTQKLCKTFSQSGLQQHVLKNLDLEIREGDFTVIMGASGAGKSTLLYALSGMDRPTLGGIRFAGQDISRMNNDQLAVFRRQNCGFVFQQVFLMDSMSVMDNVLACGLLAGGERKAVAARAKALFEQVGLREADWKKFPSQLSGGEAQRAGMVRALINTPKVVFADEPTGALNSASGKAVLDVLTQVHQNGQNVVMVTHDLRSARRGNRILYLKDGVVCGECGLGSYVGGDRTRHDKLTAFLKEMGW; via the coding sequence ATGTCACAGGCGATCGTGACCACACAGAAACTCTGCAAGACCTTTTCACAATCCGGCCTGCAGCAGCATGTGCTCAAAAACCTCGATCTGGAGATCCGCGAAGGCGATTTCACCGTCATCATGGGGGCCTCCGGCGCGGGCAAATCCACGCTGCTCTACGCGCTTTCCGGCATGGACCGGCCCACGCTGGGCGGCATCCGCTTCGCCGGGCAGGATATCTCCCGCATGAACAACGACCAGCTCGCCGTGTTCCGCCGCCAAAACTGCGGATTCGTGTTCCAGCAGGTTTTTTTGATGGACAGCATGAGCGTGATGGACAATGTGCTGGCCTGCGGTCTGCTGGCGGGAGGAGAGCGCAAAGCCGTCGCCGCCCGTGCCAAAGCCCTGTTTGAGCAGGTGGGTCTGCGTGAAGCGGACTGGAAGAAGTTTCCCTCGCAGCTTTCGGGGGGCGAGGCGCAGCGCGCGGGGATGGTGCGCGCACTCATCAACACGCCCAAAGTCGTGTTTGCCGACGAGCCCACCGGCGCGCTCAACTCCGCCTCCGGCAAGGCGGTGCTGGATGTGCTCACCCAGGTGCATCAAAACGGGCAAAACGTCGTGATGGTCACGCATGACCTGCGCTCGGCGCGGCGCGGCAACCGCATCCTGTACCTGAAAGACGGTGTGGTCTGCGGGGAGTGCGGCCTGGGCTCGTATGTCGGCGGCGACCGCACCCGGCACGACAAGCTGACGGCGTTTTTAAAGGAAATGGGGTGGTGA
- a CDS encoding HAMP domain-containing sensor histidine kinase — translation MNLKPLYAFMALFCAAGAILLFFILRGGENDVPVAAYNDIARSLGEQWNRLDKHDLPGLSYHIDYAVLDLNGNVRAATHAGLDEPTVFSAVRRRDTVLDISANGVVVGNVLFYSHAAQDRQAQRQALFFAGLLLLALPLLFCIGFSLWLRHSLIHPFRLLDAFARRVAAGNLDIPLAMDKENLFGPFTESFDLMRDELARAKENEYRANRSKKELVASLSHDIKTPVASILAVTELMLVREPDAAARKNWETVHAKAEQISLLINNLFHASLEELQKLPVEPSEENSAALGEMLRAADYNGRTAVSPIPPCLLRFDRLRLQQVFDNIIHNSYKYADSAILVTFIFEGAALSVTIADNGPGAPPSDLALLCNKFYRGKNAAGKSGSGLGLYLSRYLMEQMGGTLACENRLRGETVCGFAVRLHIPFPAASVR, via the coding sequence ATGAACCTCAAACCGCTCTATGCGTTCATGGCGCTGTTTTGCGCGGCCGGCGCCATTCTCCTGTTTTTCATCCTGCGCGGTGGAGAAAACGACGTGCCGGTGGCGGCCTATAACGACATCGCACGCTCACTTGGTGAACAGTGGAACCGTCTGGACAAGCACGACCTGCCCGGCCTTTCCTACCACATCGACTATGCGGTGCTGGACTTAAACGGCAACGTGCGCGCCGCCACCCACGCGGGGCTGGATGAGCCCACCGTTTTCTCCGCCGTCAGGCGCCGGGACACCGTGCTGGACATCTCTGCAAACGGCGTCGTGGTGGGCAACGTGCTGTTTTACAGCCACGCCGCGCAGGACCGGCAGGCGCAGCGGCAAGCGCTGTTCTTTGCCGGGCTGCTCCTGCTGGCACTGCCGCTGCTGTTCTGCATAGGGTTCTCGCTCTGGCTGCGGCACTCGCTCATTCACCCGTTCCGGCTGCTCGACGCGTTTGCCAGGCGGGTGGCGGCGGGCAATCTCGACATCCCGCTCGCCATGGACAAGGAAAACCTGTTCGGGCCGTTCACCGAAAGCTTCGACCTCATGCGCGACGAGCTGGCGCGCGCAAAAGAGAACGAATACCGTGCCAACCGCAGCAAAAAGGAACTGGTGGCCTCGCTCAGCCACGACATCAAAACCCCGGTCGCCTCCATCCTTGCGGTGACGGAACTGATGCTGGTGCGCGAGCCGGATGCCGCCGCGCGCAAAAACTGGGAGACCGTCCACGCCAAAGCGGAACAGATCAGCCTGCTCATCAACAATCTGTTCCACGCGTCGCTGGAGGAACTGCAAAAGCTGCCGGTGGAACCCTCTGAAGAAAACAGCGCCGCGTTGGGGGAAATGCTCCGCGCGGCAGACTACAACGGGCGGACAGCCGTTTCACCCATCCCGCCCTGCCTGCTGCGGTTCGACCGCCTGCGGCTCCAACAGGTGTTCGACAACATCATCCACAATTCCTATAAATATGCCGACAGCGCCATTCTGGTCACCTTCATTTTCGAGGGTGCGGCGCTTTCCGTCACCATCGCGGACAACGGCCCGGGCGCGCCGCCGTCCGACCTCGCGTTGCTCTGCAACAAATTCTACCGCGGCAAAAACGCCGCCGGAAAAAGCGGCTCCGGCCTGGGACTCTACCTCTCCCGCTACCTGATGGAACAGATGGGCGGTACTCTCGCCTGTGAGAATCGCCTGCGCGGGGAGACCGTCTGCGGGTTTGCCGTGCGGCTGCATATCCCGTTCCCCGCCGCATCTGTCCGGTAA
- a CDS encoding response regulator transcription factor: protein MEYDCLIVDDEEALAQSTCDYFNLFEVSTAWVPGMPAALTFLQANRAEVILLDINLPDGSGFSLCKHLRQTSDTPILFISARTSDDDQILALGIGGDDYIQKPYSLSVLLAKVRAVLKRRRAGTAARYASAFSCGDLSIEFDAGRVRKSGAPLTLKAMEYKLLAYLVQNRGRIIPKEELFRNVWEDAVTGDGTLNVHIRRLREKIEQDPNHPVHILTVWGTGYRFEGDAP from the coding sequence ATGGAATACGACTGCCTGATTGTGGACGACGAAGAAGCGCTGGCACAGAGCACCTGCGACTATTTCAACCTGTTTGAGGTCAGCACCGCGTGGGTGCCCGGCATGCCCGCCGCCCTTACCTTTCTGCAGGCCAACCGTGCGGAAGTCATTTTGCTGGACATCAACCTGCCGGACGGCTCGGGGTTTTCGCTCTGCAAACACCTACGGCAGACCAGCGACACGCCCATCCTGTTCATCAGCGCACGCACCAGCGACGACGACCAGATCCTCGCGCTGGGCATCGGCGGCGACGATTATATCCAGAAGCCCTACTCGCTCAGCGTGCTGCTGGCCAAGGTGCGCGCGGTGCTCAAACGGCGGCGCGCAGGCACCGCCGCCCGTTACGCGTCCGCGTTCTCCTGCGGTGATCTCTCCATCGAGTTTGACGCCGGGCGCGTACGAAAAAGCGGTGCGCCGCTCACGCTGAAAGCGATGGAATACAAGCTGCTGGCCTACCTGGTGCAAAACCGCGGGCGCATCATCCCCAAAGAGGAGCTGTTCCGCAACGTGTGGGAGGACGCCGTCACCGGGGACGGCACGCTCAACGTCCACATCCGCCGCCTGCGCGAAAAGATCGAACAAGACCCCAACCATCCCGTCCACATCCTCACCGTTTGGGGAACGGGCTATCGTTTTGAAGGAGACGCGCCATGA